Proteins from a single region of Bos javanicus breed banteng chromosome 25, ARS-OSU_banteng_1.0, whole genome shotgun sequence:
- the TMEM186 gene encoding transmembrane protein 186: MAAVLRAVARSPGPAAWGRPLHRLCCCGGQDPRRWVGSGPPHSKEKPLGPETEKFQMVYRFDAIKAFGYLSRLKVAQTALTVAALPPGLYCYSQGLMPFSSLCLAGGVAGFALAMLCWMSHFFRRLVGILYVNEAGTVLRVAHLTFWGRRQDTYCPVADVIPMTESPDRPQELFMRIQQYSGKQTFYLTLRYGRVLDQERFTQVFGVLEALK, translated from the exons ATG GCTGCCGTCCTCCGAGCTGTGGCGCGGTCGCCAGGGCCAGCCGCCTGGGGCCGGCCCCTCCACCGGCTGTGCTGCTGCGGTGGGCAGGATCCCAGGAGGTGGGTGGGAAGCGGGCCGCCCCACTCCAAGGAGAAGCCACTGGGCCCAGAGACGGAGAAGTTCCAGATGGTGTACCGGTTCGACGCCATCAAGGCCTTCGGGTACCTGTCTCGGCTGAAGGTGGCACAGACGGCCCTGACGGTGGCCGCCCTGCCACCAGGCCTCTACTGCTACTCCCAGGGCCTCATGCCCTTCAGCTCCTTGTGCCTGGCGGGCGGGGTCGCCGGCTTTGCCCTGGCCATGTTGTGCTGGATGAGCCATTTCTTCCGGAGGCTGGTGGGCATCCTGTATGTGAACGAGGCGGGCACCGTACTGCGGGTGGCCCACCTGACCTTCTGGGGCCGGCGACAGGACACCTACTGCCCCGTGGCCGACGTGATCCCCATGACGGAGAGCCCGGATCGGCCCCAGGAGCTGTTCATGCGGATCCAGCAGTACAGTGGGAAACAGACCTTCTACCTCACCCTGCGCTACGGGCGCGTCCTGGACCAAGAGCGGTTCACGCAGGTGTTCGGGGTGCTGGAGGCGCTCAAGTGA